The genomic window ATGGCCCGGCCGCAAGCGGCTTATGCCGCGCTTCGATGCGGATAAATCAACAAAACCGTCCCCGGAAGTAACACCTTTTGCTGGTTTATCCGATTCCATCGCAGGATCTGGCGGACGCTGACGCGGTATTGATGCGCGATTACGGACAGCGAGTCTCCCGCCCGGATCGTGTGACGCACGCCCGCGCGCCGCCGCTTCGCGGCAAGAACGGCGGCTAGGGAGTGAGGCGCGCTGGCCACCGCCAGAGGGGGTCTTACCGAGTGGGCGATCTTGCGCTTCAGGATATCCGCGTTTTTCACCGGCAATGCTAATCTATGTGGTCCGGTTGGGACGGTCGTGTCCTTGATCACGCCCGGATTCAGTCGCCGCAATTCGACCACGCTCATTTGCGCCGCCCGGGCGAGGCGGATGGGTGCGCCGATTTCGACTTCGGAAACGTAAGGTTTATTCGCGATGGGTTTGAGGCTGACGTTATACTCTGCGGGCGCTGCGACGATGCTCGACATCGCTAAAAGCTTAGGCACGAACTTTTCGTTTCCGCGGGCATCG from Pseudomonadota bacterium includes these protein-coding regions:
- a CDS encoding LysM peptidoglycan-binding domain-containing protein, which gives rise to MPKLLAMSSIVAAPAEYNVSLKPIANKPYVSEVEIGAPIRLARAAQMSVVELRRLNPGVIKDTTVPTGPHRLALPVKNADILKRKIAHSVRPPLAVASAPHSLAAVLAAKRRRAGVRHTIRAGDSLSVIAHQYRVSVRQILRWNRINQQKVLLPGTVLLIYPHRSAA